A portion of the Candidatus Pristimantibacillus lignocellulolyticus genome contains these proteins:
- a CDS encoding DUF3137 domain-containing protein — MLPTYGEVNARLTVPLEELDHIRELAAQKLSKYYKILWILFFINVISTIISLSYHSYYFIIGWIILIIIASMAYLAKQKSADQYRTLYKSDVVAPFASKMVELCATLSDSEKHIYYCNYYPQDRMDDRWIQSCKLFDFTIDKTTGEDLLIGQLGLTEFRFSELTLIEITETTDSKGNRSTTEETRFSGVLFVADFKKDFSGITILQSRNVVPPGSGLFKKMFGSFKKYSMVGSSRAAKIAIELESEQFNAHFNVRTSNDIEARYLLSPNLMEQILEFKKSHSEQIDISFVDSYMCIAIASDSNYFEEPMHKTNVAGYRMKAVYEDLKFFFGLIEEFDLNTRIWSKY, encoded by the coding sequence ATGTTACCAACTTACGGAGAAGTTAATGCACGACTTACTGTACCACTTGAAGAGTTAGATCATATTCGAGAGCTTGCTGCTCAGAAGCTATCGAAGTATTACAAAATACTATGGATTCTGTTCTTTATTAATGTGATTAGTACGATTATTAGTTTAAGTTATCATTCCTATTATTTTATTATTGGTTGGATTATATTAATAATAATAGCGAGTATGGCCTACCTAGCGAAGCAAAAAAGTGCCGATCAATATCGAACGCTGTATAAGTCGGATGTTGTTGCACCCTTTGCATCGAAAATGGTAGAACTATGTGCAACACTCTCAGATAGTGAAAAACATATTTATTATTGTAACTATTATCCTCAGGATCGTATGGACGACCGCTGGATACAAAGCTGTAAATTATTTGATTTCACCATTGATAAAACAACGGGCGAAGATTTGCTTATAGGGCAGTTAGGCTTAACTGAATTTCGGTTTTCAGAGTTAACATTAATTGAAATTACTGAAACAACGGATTCGAAAGGGAATAGATCAACGACAGAGGAAACTAGATTTTCAGGAGTATTGTTCGTTGCTGATTTCAAAAAGGATTTCTCAGGAATTACAATATTACAGTCGCGGAATGTTGTTCCACCAGGTAGTGGATTGTTCAAAAAAATGTTTGGTTCGTTTAAGAAATATTCAATGGTAGGTTCTAGTAGAGCGGCGAAAATTGCGATTGAACTGGAAAGTGAACAATTTAATGCACATTTTAACGTGCGAACTTCTAATGATATTGAGGCAAGATATTTATTGTCTCCGAATTTGATGGAGCAAATATTAGAATTCAAAAAATCTCATAGTGAACAAATTGATATATCGTTTGTTGATTCATATATGTGCATTGCGATAGCCTCTGACTCTAATTATTTTGAAGAACCGATGCATAAGACCAATGTCGCAGGGTATAGGATGAAGGCAGTTTACGAAGATTTGAAATTTTTCTTTGGTCTTATCGAAGAATTTGATCTAAATACACGTATTTGGAGTAAGTATTAA
- the hxlB gene encoding 6-phospho-3-hexuloisomerase, which yields MTNNYSIDTIITELQAAADQVVDEQLEQLAEVIIDSGRIFVAGAGRSGLMMRAFAMRLMHLGLDVYVVGETVTRSIDKGDLLLIGTGSGETRSLIPMAEKARSLEANVATLTLSSTSTIGRLADHIVQLPGVPKNQLDQEASTIQPMGSLFEQVLLLVCDTIILKLMHKQTSSGRTMYGNHANLE from the coding sequence ATGACGAATAACTATAGTATTGATACGATTATTACAGAACTTCAAGCAGCAGCTGATCAAGTGGTTGATGAGCAGTTAGAACAGTTAGCAGAGGTTATTATAGATTCTGGTCGTATTTTTGTAGCAGGTGCAGGTCGTTCTGGATTGATGATGAGAGCATTTGCGATGAGGTTAATGCATCTTGGGTTAGATGTGTACGTTGTTGGGGAGACGGTAACACGTAGTATTGACAAGGGCGATTTATTGCTAATTGGTACAGGCTCAGGAGAGACGAGATCGCTCATTCCAATGGCGGAAAAGGCAAGAAGTCTTGAAGCTAATGTAGCGACATTGACATTATCTTCGACTTCTACTATTGGAAGGCTAGCAGATCACATCGTTCAACTTCCTGGGGTACCGAAAAATCAGTTAGATCAAGAAGCGTCGACCATACAACCAATGGGCTCTTTATTTGAACAAGTATTATTGCTAGTATGCGATACTATTATTCTGAAATTAATGCATAAGCAAACGAGTAGTGGCAGAACAATGTACGGAAATCATGCAAATTTAGAATAA
- a CDS encoding LemA family protein produces the protein MVVVGILLGVIVIVGIFLIATYNGLVSRRNRIKEALVAIDVYLQNRYDALTQIAEVVVSYATHERETLAEVTSLRAGLQNQPPSAEKIKQYEEVDRALSSINFQAEAYPEIKANENYLHLQRTINELEEKLSASRRSYNSNVAGYNTAIQSIPTNIVAGMFGFREESLLEIAQEKKAEVNLRNILGR, from the coding sequence ATGGTAGTCGTTGGTATTTTACTTGGTGTTATTGTAATTGTTGGTATTTTCTTAATCGCTACATACAATGGTCTAGTGAGTAGACGGAACCGAATTAAAGAAGCTTTAGTTGCTATCGATGTTTATTTGCAAAATCGTTATGATGCTTTGACGCAAATAGCTGAAGTAGTCGTTTCTTATGCGACACATGAACGTGAAACACTTGCCGAGGTTACTAGTCTACGCGCAGGGTTACAAAATCAGCCACCATCAGCAGAGAAAATAAAGCAGTATGAGGAAGTGGATAGAGCACTTTCTTCGATTAATTTTCAAGCAGAAGCTTATCCTGAAATTAAAGCAAACGAAAATTATTTGCACTTACAACGAACAATTAATGAGCTAGAGGAGAAGTTATCTGCTAGTCGTCGCAGCTATAATTCCAATGTAGCGGGTTATAATACAGCAATTCAATCTATTCCGACGAATATAGTAGCTGGGATGTTTGGCTTCCGTGAAGAAAGCCTACTAGAAATTGCGCAAGAGAAGAAAGCTGAAGTTAATTTAAGAAATATATTAGGGAGGTAA
- a CDS encoding helix-turn-helix transcriptional regulator — MGNLHFKETVELTLKVIGGKWKPVILCHLTEGTHRFGELKREMPQITQKMLTQQLRELEEDSIIERKIYVQVPPKVEYSLTEYGLTVKQLLNVLSEWGDSHLKMKTDSSNGE, encoded by the coding sequence TTGGGTAATTTACATTTTAAAGAGACAGTAGAATTAACATTGAAGGTCATAGGTGGAAAATGGAAGCCTGTTATCCTTTGTCATTTGACAGAAGGTACACATCGATTCGGTGAATTAAAGCGAGAAATGCCTCAAATTACTCAGAAGATGTTAACGCAACAGCTACGTGAATTAGAAGAAGATTCAATTATAGAGCGTAAAATATATGTGCAAGTTCCTCCAAAAGTAGAATACTCCTTAACGGAGTACGGTTTAACGGTTAAACAACTGCTCAATGTATTATCGGAGTGGGGAGATAGTCATCTTAAGATGAAGACAGATTCCTCAAATGGTGAGTGA
- the hxlA gene encoding 3-hexulose-6-phosphate synthase: MKLQLALDLVDIQGAIEVVKQVESYVDIVEIGTPIIINEGLHAVKALKEAFPNLSVLADLKVMDAAGYEVMKASDAGADIVTILGVAEDASIQGAVEEAKKQGKQILVDMIAVKNLAERAAQIDAFGVDYICVHTGYDLQAVGKNSFEDLRTIKSVVKNAKIAVAGGIKLETLPEVIAVQPDLIIVGGGITGHADIQAAAAQMQQLIKQG, translated from the coding sequence ATGAAATTACAATTAGCGTTAGATCTTGTTGATATCCAAGGTGCCATTGAAGTAGTTAAGCAAGTAGAATCTTATGTTGATATTGTGGAGATTGGAACTCCAATTATAATCAATGAAGGCTTACATGCAGTCAAAGCCTTAAAAGAAGCTTTTCCTAACCTTTCAGTTCTTGCTGACTTGAAAGTTATGGATGCAGCAGGCTATGAAGTAATGAAAGCATCTGATGCAGGAGCCGACATCGTTACAATACTTGGTGTTGCAGAAGATGCAAGTATTCAAGGAGCTGTTGAAGAAGCGAAAAAACAAGGAAAACAGATTTTGGTCGATATGATTGCAGTGAAAAATTTAGCAGAGCGTGCAGCGCAAATAGATGCATTCGGCGTAGATTATATTTGTGTTCATACGGGGTATGATCTTCAAGCTGTTGGTAAAAATTCATTCGAAGATCTTCGTACGATTAAATCTGTAGTGAAAAACGCCAAAATTGCTGTAGCGGGTGGTATTAAGTTAGAAACATTACCTGAAGTCATTGCTGTTCAACCTGATCTTATCATTGTTGGTGGCGGAATTACGGGTCATGCAGATATTCAAGCAGCAGCAGCTCAAATGCAACAATTGATTAAACAAGGTTAG
- a CDS encoding anaerobic ribonucleoside triphosphate reductase gives MINTDNKLMNIISEITFSDAETTDSKRENANIDGNTAMGTMLQYGSVVSKYFCKTNVLQPHHAYAHDHGDIHIHDMDFMNMGTLTCCQIDLQKLFANGFSTGHGFLREPNDIISYAALAAIAIQSNQNDQHGGQSIPFFDYGLADGVRKTFKKSYTNFLRQGLQLLLDFEEKQLLLMNHWVQNIESECKHTLQIEMIAQYKAYEQKQLIQLYSIDESMAIKIQKFAYKEAYNETNRKTYQAMEAFIHNLNTMHSRAGAQVPFSSLNFGTDISAEGRMVSENLLRSVEKGLGNGETPIFPILIFKVKEGINYNASDPNYDLFQLSCRVSAKRLFPNFSFLDAPFNAKHYVAGRPETEATYMGCRTRVLGNVYGEEIVSGRGNLSFTTINLPRLGIKHGIISHAEPMLQHFFEALDQQIKLVIEQLLDRMKLQGNKRVKNFPFLMGQHVWKGSEHLDWNDTIAEVIKEGTLTVGFIGLAECLTALIGKHHGESEEAEQLGLRIITHMRNRMDEASSRYQLNFSLIATPAEGLSGRFTAIDRLQYGTIIGVTDREYYTNSFHIPVYYPLAAYDKIAKEALYHELTNAGHITYVELDGDPAHNIEAFETIVRSMKEAGIGYGSINHPIDRDPVCGYSGVIMGAICPQCGRSEDNGAIKFERIRRITGYLVGTLDRFNNAKKSEVYDRVKHN, from the coding sequence TTGATTAATACCGATAATAAATTGATGAATATTATTTCTGAAATTACATTTTCAGATGCAGAGACAACAGATAGTAAACGAGAGAATGCCAATATTGACGGTAACACTGCAATGGGAACTATGCTCCAATATGGTAGTGTTGTATCCAAATATTTTTGTAAAACTAACGTGTTACAACCGCATCATGCTTATGCTCACGATCATGGCGATATCCATATTCATGATATGGATTTTATGAATATGGGTACGTTAACTTGTTGTCAAATTGATTTACAAAAACTATTTGCCAATGGCTTTTCTACTGGTCACGGGTTTCTGCGTGAACCTAACGACATAATAAGTTATGCAGCATTAGCTGCAATCGCTATTCAAAGTAATCAAAATGATCAGCACGGTGGGCAAAGCATCCCATTTTTCGACTATGGACTAGCTGATGGTGTCAGAAAAACATTCAAAAAAAGTTACACAAATTTCTTACGACAAGGTTTACAACTTCTTCTTGATTTTGAAGAGAAGCAATTATTACTAATGAACCATTGGGTTCAGAACATAGAGTCAGAATGTAAACATACTTTGCAAATTGAGATGATTGCACAGTATAAAGCATACGAACAAAAACAACTCATACAATTGTATTCAATTGATGAATCAATGGCGATTAAAATTCAAAAATTCGCTTATAAAGAAGCTTATAACGAAACAAATCGTAAAACATATCAAGCGATGGAAGCCTTTATACATAATCTAAATACGATGCATTCTCGTGCCGGGGCACAAGTTCCATTTTCCAGTTTGAATTTTGGGACAGACATATCTGCAGAAGGTAGAATGGTATCCGAGAATCTGCTTCGCTCGGTTGAAAAAGGGTTAGGTAATGGTGAGACACCTATCTTTCCAATTCTTATTTTCAAAGTAAAAGAAGGAATTAACTATAATGCTAGTGATCCGAACTATGACTTATTTCAATTAAGTTGTCGTGTGTCGGCGAAGCGCTTATTTCCTAACTTTAGCTTTCTTGATGCTCCGTTCAATGCTAAACATTATGTTGCTGGTAGACCAGAAACAGAAGCAACCTATATGGGATGCAGAACAAGAGTATTAGGAAACGTATATGGAGAAGAAATTGTAAGTGGAAGAGGTAACTTGTCATTTACAACGATTAATCTCCCTCGACTCGGAATTAAACATGGTATTATTTCTCACGCTGAACCGATGCTGCAACATTTTTTTGAAGCATTAGATCAACAGATCAAGCTAGTAATCGAACAATTATTGGATCGTATGAAGCTACAAGGTAATAAACGTGTGAAAAACTTCCCTTTTCTAATGGGACAACATGTATGGAAGGGCTCTGAACATTTAGATTGGAATGATACGATCGCTGAAGTGATTAAGGAAGGTACGTTAACGGTTGGATTTATTGGATTAGCGGAATGCCTAACCGCACTAATTGGCAAACATCATGGCGAGAGTGAAGAGGCTGAGCAACTCGGTCTTCGTATTATTACACATATGCGAAATCGAATGGATGAAGCATCAAGCCGATATCAACTGAATTTTTCATTAATTGCAACTCCTGCTGAAGGACTATCCGGCAGATTTACAGCCATTGATCGACTGCAATACGGCACTATTATTGGTGTTACTGATCGCGAGTATTATACGAACTCATTCCATATCCCTGTCTATTATCCATTAGCAGCATACGACAAAATTGCGAAAGAAGCACTGTATCATGAACTAACGAATGCAGGGCATATCACTTATGTTGAATTAGATGGTGATCCAGCTCATAATATTGAAGCATTTGAGACGATTGTAAGATCAATGAAAGAAGCCGGTATCGGGTATGGTAGTATTAATCATCCTATTGATCGTGATCCAGTTTGCGGATATTCAGGAGTTATTATGGGTGCTATCTGCCCTCAATGTGGTCGCAGTGAAGATAACGGGGCGATAAAGTTTGAACGTATTAGAAGAATTACAGGTTATCTTGTAGGAACATTAGACCGATTTAACAATGCAAAGAAATCAGAAGTTTACGATCGTGTAAAACATAACTAA